The Rhinoraja longicauda isolate Sanriku21f chromosome 19, sRhiLon1.1, whole genome shotgun sequence genome includes a window with the following:
- the LOC144602950 gene encoding uncharacterized protein LOC144602950, with the protein MAVADLMVLIFEVILSEMTCVYFPYSFLNLSHICKLRVFLNCIFVDCSVWLTVTFTFDRFVTICNQNLRAKYCTEKTAGLVIAVTCILIITQNIPVYISLVPLYIRDNVAWYCWVSSDIYTTPLWAALSLIETILTPVVPILLIILLNALTINHIIHANRVRSRLRENNKAESGADQEVENRRKSIILLLAISGSFVLLWMVTFVCFMSVNFLDVQLLGSDYNDPFTIAEQSGYMLRALSSCTNTFIYGVSQKKFRDEFKNVILRPFFFFSNSMKCF; encoded by the coding sequence ATGGCCGTAGCTGATTTAATGGTTTtgatcttcgaggtaattctctcCGAGATGACATGTGTCTATTTTCCGTATTCATTTCTCAACTTATCTCACATTTGCAAGCTGCGTGTTTTCTTGAATTGTATTTTCGTTGATTGCTCTGTGTGGCTAACGGTGACTTTCACCTTCGATCGTTTTGTAACTATTTGTAATCAGAATTTAcgagcaaaatattgcactgagaaaactgcGGGGTTGGTAATAGCAGTGACGTGTATCTTGATTATTACTCAAAATATTCCAGTATATATTTCCCTCGTTCCTCTATACATTCGTGATAACGTGGCTTGGTACTGTTGGGTTTCATCCGACATCTACACCACACCGTTATGGGCAGCACTTTCGCTGATCGAAACCATTTTAACCCCAGTTGTACCAATTTTGCTGATTATTCTCCTCAACGCACTGACAATCAATCACATTATTCACGCTAATAGAGTGAGGAGCCGTCTCCGAGAGAACAACAAGGCCGAGAGCGGCGCAGATCAAGAGGTGGAAAACAGAAGGAAGTcaatcattctattgctggccatatccggtagCTTCGTATTACTTTGGATGGTGACCTTCGTGTGTTTCATGAGTGTAAACTTCCTGGACGTTCAGCTTTTAGGGTCAGATTacaacgacccatttaccattgcagaacagtccggatatatgctgagggctctgagttcctgcaccaacacgtttatttatggggtgtcccagaaaaaattcagggacgaatttaaaaatgtgattttgcgccctttctttttcttttccaaTTCAATGAAGTGTTTTTAA